The Megasphaera elsdenii DSM 20460 genome includes the window GCCGCCGAAGAAGGGACCGTCGAAGCCGTCGTCTTCCGGGGCAGCCATCTCGACGTGACCGTCCGCATCAAGGGCCTGGCCGTCCATGGAGAATATTCTTTCGACGACCCGCCTTTGAATGTCGGAGAGACCGTCCAGGTCCTGATTTACCGCTTGTATGTCCTCGACGGCGACAAGACGTATTTGAAAGAAAACAGCGCCATGACTTCGGCCGACGTTTTCTATATTTAATGAAGGAGTTTATGCTATGCAGATTACCAGTGAGAAGCTCATCCATACGGATGTCCTCATCATCGGCGGCGGGACGGCCGGCTGTTATGCCGCTTTGACCCTCCGCAGCCTGTCTGACGCCTCGGTGGTCATCGCCGAAAAGGCCGATATCCGCCGCAGCGGCTGTCTGGCAGCCGGCGTCAACGCCTTGAATGCCTATATCACCAAGGGCCATACGCCGCAGTTCTACGTCGACTACGCCAAGAAAGACGCAGCCGGCATCGTCCGGGAAGACTTGCTCCTGACCATGTCCGAAGGCCTCAACGAAGTCACGAAGAAGCTGGAAGACCTGGGGCTGGTCATCTTGAAGGATGAACAGGGCGAATACGTCGCCCGCGGGACGCGCAACATCAAGATCAACGGCGAGAACATCAAGACCATCCTGGCCGACGCCGTCAAGAAACTCGATGATGTCCAAGTCATCAACCACTTGAACATCACTGACTATATCGTCCGCGATGACACCATCGCCGGAGCCTTGGGCTTTGATATCCGCACGGGTACAGCCTATGAAATCCGGGCCAAAGCTGTCCTCTGTGCGACTGGCGGCGCTGCCGGCCTATATCGGCCCAACAATCCCGGCTTTTCCCGGCACAAGATGTGGTACTGTCCTTTCAATACGGGTGCTGGTTACGCCATGGGCATCCGGGCCGGCGCCGAAATGACGACTTTTGAAATGCGATTCATCGCCCTGCGCTGCAAGGATACCATTGCACCGACCGGGACCATTGCCCAGGGCGTCGGTGCCAGGCAGATCAATGCCCGCGGCGAAGTGTACGAACAGAAATATGGCCTGACCACCTCTCAGCGGCTCTATGGCACGGTCCGGGAAACGCTGGACGGCAACGGTCCGTGTTATCTCGGCACAGAAGGCATTACGCCAGCCCAGGATGAATCGCTCCTCAAGGCCTATCTCAACATGGCACCGAGCCAGACCTTGAAATGGATCGAATCGGGCAAGCTGCCGAGCCAGCAGAACGTCGAAATCGAAGGGACTGAGCCCTATGTCGTCGGCGGCCATACGGCCAGCGGCTACTGGGTCGACACGAACCGCCAGACGACGATCCGCCACCTCTATGCAGCAGGTGACGTTGCCGGTGGCTGCCCGCAGAAATACGTCACCGGTGCCCTGGTCGAAGGGGAAATCGCCGCCAAAGACATGGTCCGCCAGGGCCTGACCGATGCGACGGGCCTCGATGAAGCCCAGGAAAAGGCCATCCTCGCCGAAAAAGTGGCTGAATACAACGCCGCCCTCGGCGAAAGGGACAGTTTCTTCACGGTCGAACAGCTGGAAGAAGCCATGCAGAAGGTCATGGACACCTATGCCGGCGGCATCGGCAGTCATTACCAGTACAACGAGAAGCAGCTCGACCTGGCCGATGAAAAGATCGACCAGCTCATGGAACTGGCAGCCCACGTCGGCGCCAGCGACTACCATGAACTGCTCTTCGTCTACGAACTGCGCGAACGGCTGACGGTCTGCAAGGTCCTCATCGCCCATCTCCGGGCCCGCAAGGAAACGCGGTGGCATTCCTTTGCAGAAAACCTCGATTACCCGGAACAAAGCGATGACTGGCTGAAATACGTCAACTCCCGCTTGGGCGAAGACGGCCAGGTCCACATGATTTACCGCGATTTAGTACCAGGAGGGGACGTTTATGAGCATACGCATTAATCAGGAACGATGCATCGGCTGTGGCCAGTGCATCGACGTCTGCCCGGGCAGCCTCATCGACCGCAACGACCAGGGCAAGGCGTGGATGCATTATCCCAAGGACTGTTGGGGCTGTGTGTCCTGCGTCAAGGAATGTCCGGTCCAGGCCATCGACTTCTACCTCGGCGCCGACATGGGTGGCCGGGGCAGCACGATGAACGTCACGGCGGACGGCCATTACCTGCATTGGCATATCCATCAGGCCGACGGGACGGAAAAGACCATCACTGTCGACCGAAAACAGGCAAATTCGTATTGAGTCTGATAGGGAAAACGCCAGTATTCAGTATATTTCTTATTTGTCGTTTGATGTTTGACGTTTGAAGTTTGACGCATAGACGCACATCAAACATCATACATCAAACATCACACATCAAAACATAGGGGGATTCATATTATGTGTGCATTATCGCATCTCGACAAGTTAGAGGCCGAAGCGATTTACATCA containing:
- a CDS encoding adenylyl-sulfate reductase subunit alpha translates to MQITSEKLIHTDVLIIGGGTAGCYAALTLRSLSDASVVIAEKADIRRSGCLAAGVNALNAYITKGHTPQFYVDYAKKDAAGIVREDLLLTMSEGLNEVTKKLEDLGLVILKDEQGEYVARGTRNIKINGENIKTILADAVKKLDDVQVINHLNITDYIVRDDTIAGALGFDIRTGTAYEIRAKAVLCATGGAAGLYRPNNPGFSRHKMWYCPFNTGAGYAMGIRAGAEMTTFEMRFIALRCKDTIAPTGTIAQGVGARQINARGEVYEQKYGLTTSQRLYGTVRETLDGNGPCYLGTEGITPAQDESLLKAYLNMAPSQTLKWIESGKLPSQQNVEIEGTEPYVVGGHTASGYWVDTNRQTTIRHLYAAGDVAGGCPQKYVTGALVEGEIAAKDMVRQGLTDATGLDEAQEKAILAEKVAEYNAALGERDSFFTVEQLEEAMQKVMDTYAGGIGSHYQYNEKQLDLADEKIDQLMELAAHVGASDYHELLFVYELRERLTVCKVLIAHLRARKETRWHSFAENLDYPEQSDDWLKYVNSRLGEDGQVHMIYRDLVPGGDVYEHTH
- a CDS encoding 4Fe-4S dicluster domain-containing protein, with protein sequence MSIRINQERCIGCGQCIDVCPGSLIDRNDQGKAWMHYPKDCWGCVSCVKECPVQAIDFYLGADMGGRGSTMNVTADGHYLHWHIHQADGTEKTITVDRKQANSY